In Acetivibrio cellulolyticus CD2, the sequence AGACTTGCATAATTTATAGAAATTATATAAAATATAAATAAGGCATTAATTGCACTTGTTTTTGATTTTGTAAAAATAGTCAAAAGTTTTCTTTTAGCTCATCCTGAAAATAGCAAGCTTTCAAAGAAATTCTAATAAGTCCGGTGTATTGAAAATAATATTTAGGGAAATCTTACAGCAACTTACTTGGTACCTTTGGTTTATTTTCATGCAATGGATAGGCTTTTAATCAGCTTAAAATGCAGCTTTAGATAATGCAATTAGGTTTAGGAGGGGTTTAGTGTGCGAAAAAAGATTACTGAAGTATCAACCGACTATAAGATTCTTATAGTAGACGATGAAGAAGGTATAATTAATTCTCTTAAAGTAATGCTTACACGAAGCGGGTATTTTTGTGTAGGTATTTCTAACCCTATTGAGGCCATAAAACACCTCGAGACTGAACCTTTTGATATGCTTATATTAGATTATATAATGTCTCCCATCCATGGAGATGAGGTTGTTGCTAAAATAAGAGAGTTTAATAAGGATATTTACATACTCCTATTGACGGGACACAAGGATCTTGCGCCGCCTCTGGAAACAATTAAAGCCCTTGATATTCAAGGCTATTGTGAAAAAGGAGACCGATTTGATCAACTTTTATTGTTAATCGAGTCAGGTATAAAATCCATATCTCAGATGCGCACTATCAAACAATTCAAGGATGGTCTAAACAGAATACTTTATGCGGTACCTAAAATATATCAGTTGCAACCGATTGATACAATTCTTGAAGAAATTCTTGAAGGTCTTATGCCTTTAGTGAACAGTAAAGATGCCTTTATTCTTGTCGATGATTGCAATAGCAGTCAAGGAGAAATTATTTATAAAGGGGTCGGCGAATACAAAATTCCTGTAGAATCATTAGTCACTATGCTTAGCCCTGATCTAATGGAACATATCGGTTTTTCCAGAGCGAATAGAGTTACAGTTAACCTAGATCATGGAATTATTCTTCCTCTAATAGGTGACAATAAGAGTTCTATTGGAGTAATTTACATAGAGAGCAACAACTTTGATGAAGGGCTAAAATTGCTTGAAATATACTCAACTCAAGCTGCATCATCTATCAACAATGCCTTCTTACATTCACTTATAAATATGAAAAAGGAAGAACTCGATAGAACTTATCAGGAATTGAGAAACAGGTATATTGATACGATTGAGGCTTTACGCCTAACAGTTGATGCCAAGGATATTTATACTCGCGGCCATTCTGACAGGGTATCATACTATACTGGAAAGTTAGGTGAGGAGTTTAATTTAAGCCCGGAAGAGATAGAATTATTGAAAGTTGGCGGTATATTCCATGATATAGGGAAAATTGGAACAGCCGATGACATATTGTTTAAAACTGACAAACTTGATTTTTCCGAATATGAGGAGATTAAGAAACATCCGCTTAAGGGTGCGTATATACTGTCTGCAATTTCCATGTTTAAGGATGTTGTACCATTAGTTAAATATCATCATGAAAGGCTAGACGGAAAAGGTTACCCTGAAGGTTTGAAAGGTGATAATATCCCATTTCTTGCAAGAATTCTTACCGTCGCTGATGCCTTTGATGCAATGACATCAGACAGAAAATATAGATCAAGACTTCACCTTGAAGAAGCAATAAATCAATTCAAATTGAATTCAGGCACACAGTTTGATCCTATTATTGTAGAAAAGTTGCTAGGTCTTCTTGTAAATTTTGAGCTAATGCAGAAAGACATTGCTGCAACCTTTGCAGAGTGTTAGGATTAATGATTATAAAGTTTATATTTTCAATCTAAATCAGGTTTTTTATTGAACTTATGAATAAGAAGAGATTATCCTCTTCTTATTTTTTACGTGATACGAAAAAGTGAAGTAAATATCCTAAAATGATCCGGGCCTAAATGCCACCGATGTTTTAATTTAAGAAATTTGGATTTATTAGTAGAAGGCTTTTTGGGCATAATAGAATAATTATTACATATAAAATTAAACTTATTAGAAAAAAATGCTATAATTATATTGTTAAAAAATAAAGCTCACTCAATTTAAGGAGGAAACTTATGTCTGAAAACAAAACTCAAGGACAAATTTTATCAGAAAAGTTGTCTTATGACCAAAAAAGTGCATGGGAGAAACTAAGTGAAGAGGAATTTAAAATCACATTTGATCTATGTGATAGATATAAAAGCTTTTTAAATAGAGCAAAGACAGAGAGGGATTTTACCACTGAAACAGAAAAGCTTGCAAGAAGCAAAGGTTATATATCTATCGATGAAGTGATAAAATCCAATAAAAAATTGCAGCCTGGAATGAAGGTATATACTGTTGGTAGAAATAAAACTGTAGCACTCGCAGTGATTGGAGACAGTGCAATGGAGAATGGTGTGAACATTATTGGAGCACATATTGATGCCCCAAGAATTGACTTAAAGCCTAATCCAATGTACGAGGCAAATGATATGGTCTTTTTAAAGACCCATTATTATGGCGGAATAAAGAAGTATCAGTGGGTGACTATTCCTTTGTCAATTCACGGTGTAATAGTAAAAAGGGATGGCAGTATTGTAAACGTGAGTATAGGTGAGGACGACAATGATCCCGTCTTTACTATTACAGACCTTCTTCCGCACCTTGCAGCAGAACAGATGCAAAAAAAGATGAGTGAAGCTATAACAGGTGAGGGACTAAACATCCTATCCGGCTCAATTCCCTATAAAGATGATAAAGTTAAGGATAAGGTTAAGCTAAACGTATTAAACCTTTTAAACGAAAAGTATGGCATTATCGAAGAAGATTTTCTTTCAGCCGAACTCGAAATGGTTCCAAAGTTTAACGCTGTTGATGTAGGATTTGATAAAAGTATGGTGGGTTCGTATGGACAGGACGATAGAGTATGCGCATATGCGGCCCTAGAAGCAATACTTGATACAGAGAATGTAAAAATGACTGCTGTTTGTATTTTATCCGATAAAGAAGAAGTAGGCAGCATGGGGAATACAGGAGCACAATCCAGCTTTTTTGTAAACTTTTTAGCAGATTTATGCAACTTGAGTATGGAAAATTACAACGATATTATACTTAGAAAATGTCTTTCAAATTCCAAAATGCTTTCCGCAGACGTTAATGCTGCAATTGATCCAAATTTTGAAGGTGTATATGATAAAAGAAATTCTTCTTTTTTAGGAAGGGGAATAGTACTTCAAAAGTATACTGGTTCAAGAGGTAAAGCTGGAGCAAGCGATGCAAACGCAGAATTTGTAGGTGAGGTAAGAAAGCTTTTCAATGACAACAATATAGTATGGCAATCTGCAGAATTAGGAAAAGTTGACCAGGGCGGAGGAGGCACAATAGCCCAATACATCGCAAATTTGAATGTAGACGTAATAGATTGCGGTGTAGCTATTCTATCAATGCATTCGCCGTTTGAGATTACAAGTAAGGTAGATATATATATGTCATATAAGGCATACAAGATTTTTTTCATTGCTTAATTTTTCCTTTTACAACTAATAAAACTAGTCCTAAGTGATTCTTCTATTGTTTCACTTTGCAAAATTTTCAAAAAAAAATCGGGAGCTTAAATAAACTCCCGATTTTTTTTATTTATCTTCATTTTTATTATCAGTAAAATATTGATCAACTATCTCTTGTGCCTTTTCTTTGTCAATTTCGTAGTACCAGCCTTTTTCTTCTACAGAATGCCCTGTTAGTTTCTGCATATTAATATCGTCCGCGTTTACTTTGCCTACATTTTTAGACAACTTTATAACTTCGGACATCTCAACATTAGTATCTATATTGCTAAAAACAACATTCAAGATATCATTTATTTTTGTAATATTAAACATATTTGCTTTCTGCCTTATCAATTCCCTTATGAAATTCTGCTGAGCATCAATTCTTTTCAAATCACTGCCATCATAATTCTTTGTGACCTTACTGTGATTTCCTTTTCTATACCGCATATACTGTTCAGCCTCTTTTCCGTCCAAATGCTGCTGGCCTTTTTCCAAGTGAATATGAAGGTTCTGAAATGGATCGTCATAATTCATATCCTCAGGAACATAATAATCAACTCCACCAAGTATGTCTATTGTTTTCTTGAATGTGGACGTATCAATAAATACATAATATTTTATATCAACTCCAAGTAGATCACTTACACATTCAATTGCCCGTTCTCCGCCTCCACCAGGGTATGCAGCGTTTATCTTGGCTGTTTTTTTATTTATTCTCACTTTTGTATCCCTTGGTATGGATAATATGTTTATTTTAGCTGTTACGGGGTTAAAGTTCACAAGCATCATCGTATCGGTATTTTTAGCGACCTTATCTCCACCTAAGACAAGTACGTTTATGCTTTCATTAACTGTTTTATAAGGATCAAAGATACCTTGGATCAAGCCGGTATTTTTACCACTATCGACAGAAGTTTCTTGTGCTGCTGACGAATTAATGTATGCCAGTGATAAAACACCTAATAAAAACATAAAAGAGGATAGTACCGAACATATTATTAAGAAAAATTTTCTTCCATTCATAGTAATCTACTCCATTTAATAAATATTTTGCAAATTATGTGGTTAATTAAATCACACCAATAATAAAGTATAAACCAATCCGTAAAATAATTCAATCACTCAAAAGCGTTTAGTTAAGATTTTTTCCATTTATTAATTAGCTTTATTGAACAGCTGAAATATCCTTTTGGATTTTTCCTAATTAATAGACGAAGAAAAGTCTCAGAAGGTTCCTGAAAATTTAAAAGATTAATAATAAATTTAGAAATTTTTGTTGGTTCATTAGTGATTTATGTGTATAATACTGTTATATATTTTTACTGTGGGGGACTCTAAATGAAATTCAGAAACATTGTTTTAATAGGTATGCCGAGCTCGGGGAAAAGTACTATTGGAAAACCCCTCTCTAAAGAGTTGGAGATGCAGTTTATTGATACTGATGCTCTCATTTTTGAAAAGGAAAATAGGCCTTTAAAGGATATAGTAAACGAGGATGGACTTGAAAGATTTCTTCAAATCCAAGGAGATATAATTCTTAGAATTGATGCCCACAACCATGTTATATCTACAGGCGGAAGTGTAATATACAATGGGGAAGCAATGGAGTATCTAAAAAAAGAGGGATTTGTAGTATTTCTTGATGTAAAACTTGATGAAATAAACAACAGGCTAGAGGGCGGCAGACGTTTTGCCAGAAATAAAGATCAAACCTTTGAAGAATTATACAAAGAGAGGTTACCTCTTTACTTAAAGTATGCAAATATCACAATAGACTGTGCAAATAAGGATGTTGATGTTATAGTAAAAGAGATAAAAGAGCAATATAAAAAGATTTGTAAAGAATGACTTTCTAGTATTAATATATAAGCTATTTTTTAAGGAGTTGGTGTAGAATGGTAGGAAACACATTTGGAAGAATATTTCGCGTAACCACATGTGGTGAGTCATATGCAGGAGGATTCAGAAAGAATCTTGATATTCCAAAGGAACTCTTTGGAGGACTTATGGCAATTGTTGACGGTGTGCCCCCAGGAATTAAACTTTCAGCTGATTTTGTTCAGCAGGAAATGGATAAGAGAAGACCTGGGCAATCGGATTTGGATACTCCAAGGCAGGAAAAAGATAAAGTTTACATTTTTTCTGGTGTTATGGAAGATGATTTAACTACGGGTGCTCCTGTAGGAATAATCATTCCAAACGCAGTTGTTGAAGATCAGCACCTGAGCAAGCATAAGAGCTATAAAGAAGTTGTTCGTCCAGGTCAAGCGGGATATACCTTCTTTAAAAAATACGGACAGTTTGCCGATAATATAGGAGCGGGACGTGCTTCGGCCAGGGAAACTGCAGCGCGTGTAGCTGGTGGTGCTGTTGCTAAAGCTATTCTTGACACAATGGGAATTGACGTAATTTCGTTTATAACTGAAATTCATGGTATAAAAGCTGAGAATATTACTTACGAACTTGCAAAAGAAAACTATCGTAAAAATGAATTAAACTGCCCTGATCTTGACAAAGCGCAAGAAATGATGGCTGAATTAAGAAGAATCAAGGCAGAAGGAGATTCATGCGGTGGTGTTGTTGAAATTATTGCAAGAGGTGTTCCGGCAGGATTGGGAGAGCCTGTATTTGACAAACTCCAGGCAACTTTGTCTCATGCAATAATGTCCATAGGTGCAATTAAGGGAATTGAATTTGGAGATGGTTTTGAACACTCAAAAATGAAGGGATCCGAATCAAACGATATTCCGTACTTCGATGAGTCTGGAAGAGTAAAATTTAAAACAAATCATGCGGGAGGCATGTTAGGCGGTATTTCAAATGGCGACGATATAAGGATCAGGGTTGCTGTAAAAGCAACACCTACTATTTCAATTAAGCAGGATACAGTTAATATGTATAAGCAGGAGAATATTCAGGTTGAATTTAATACACGTAATGACCCTTCAGTATGTCCTAGAATTTATCCTGTATGTGAAGCCATGGTAAGAATGGCACTTTTAGATGCTTTATATGTTGCAAAAGGATATAGAGCTGTTTCACAAAATATAGATCCAAGATGGGATAATCTATAAAAAAACATTTAGCAACGCAAATAATACAAACAAAAAATAGCTATGCTTCTCATAGCTATTTTTTGTTTGTATTATTTTAAAACTTATTTTGTTAATTTTTGGAGAGCTTATTGGTAATTATCCTCTTGTAGGAATCATATTGAGTTTTTAGCATTACAACCGCAAATTCCTGAGTGAGCCTTAATATTTCAATACAGTGTTCAATACTATCCATAGTCATTTTATCAGTTTGATTATATTCCAAACCATATTCATAACCGTATTTACTTGCACTCTTCCATACCACCAATGCTTCAAATTCAAGGGCTTTATCTTCGATAGTGGTGTTTATTCTAATGCTCTGCCCCTTTTCGTATTCAAGCTTTGAGCATATGGATAAACCCTCAAGACTCATATTACGTATATACGCAAAGTTTTTTTCTTCATCGTCTAATATGTAGGCACACAACGATACCGGAAACCTTTGCGTAACTCTTCTGTCTGTAATAGTTATTACATTGTTAACTGTTAAGCCAAAGGTATTTTGCTGGTAGTCAATATTAGAAACTGTGCTCTCGCAGATGTTTACGATATTTTCATCTTCAAATCCCATTACTATTGGATCATTGTCAAAAAAGTTGAATATTAGGAAATCTTTATCCGGTTTAATAATAAAATAATTTTCATTAATATTACTTATAACTCCTTTATTTATTTTTTTACCGGAATAGTGCTTTAGAGTAACTACTTCTCCTACTTTTAAATTCATATAATCATCTCCGCCTACTAAATTTAATTATTGCATTGCAAAATATACGATAAAACTAATGAAGCAGAAGAAAATGCTTGTAAAGATAAGTAAGTCATCAGAAAAAACATAGATAGCAGTAAAAAAATTAAAGTTGAATTAATTACGTTATTTACATTATAACATAATTTAGCATAATTTGATAGTGTAATTTTAAAATTTTATTTCATTTCGTTAACATAAATATTTTATTTATGAGTCCATAGTATAAAGCCCTAAAAATAGCCAAATTTTTTATGTGATTATTAAAAACAAGCAGGAATTAAGGTGGTTATGATAGAAATAAACAATAATAACTAAAAAAGGATGGTAGTTTAATAATGTATTATGTTACAGCTTTAGGCGAAATTCTTATTGATTTTACTACGTCTCTTAGGTCTGATCAGGGAAATTATTGTTTTGAGCAAAATCCCGGAGGTGCACCTGCAAATGTTTTGTCTTGCATAGCAAAGCTTGGCGGAAAGACTGCGTTTATTGGAAAAGTGGGTAGGGATATGTTCGGCAATTTTCTTTTACAAGTGCTGACAGAGTATGGAGTTGATACATCCGGACTAAAATTTAGCGATTCATATAATACAACACTTGCATTTGTAAAGTTGGATGAAAATGGGGACAGATCCTTCATCTTTTATAGAAACCCTGGTGCTGATACCAGTTTGACTTCTTCAGAAATAAACTTTGAGTTAATAAATCAATCAAAGGTATTCCATTTCGGCTCCTTGTCCATGACGGATGAACCTTCAAAAAGTGCAACTTTAAAAGCATTAGAACATGCAAAAGATAATAATTTAATTATTTCATATGATCCTAATCTAAGACCTGCGCTTTGGAAGAGTCTGGATCACGCCCTAAATGAGATAAAATCTGTATTAAATAGGGTAGACATACTAAAGGTTTCAGAAGAAGAGCTCGAGTTTATTACCGGCGTAAAGGATCTTGCTGAGGGAAGTAGCATTTTGTACGATCAGTACAGAATTAATGTAATATTAGTAACCAGAGGTAGTAATGGATGTTTTTATAGGCATAAAGGTGTTACTGGCGGAAAACCAGCATTCAAAAACCTTAAAACAATTGATACAACTGGCGCTGGAGATGCCTTTTTAGGAGGCATTCTTTATTTTCTTCTTTCTAAAGGGATCTGTCAAGTTAATGAGCTTGATATTTCATTGCTTGAAAGTTCTATAATTTTTGCAAATGCAGTTGCAGCCATTTGTACAACTAGAAGAGGGGCAATACCTGCCATGCCGGATATTAGTGAAGTTAATGATCTGATAAATGGGGTTATTTAGATTTATAGAAAGCATCTATCCTTTTTATGGCAAAAAAGTTTACAAATTAGACATAAAACTTTAAAATAAATATTGTATAAATAATTTATGATGTGCTATTTTTGTATATAATTTTTTAATTATAAAATATATTAAGGTGGGGGTTATTTAATGAAGAAAAAGATTCTTTTGGCGGTAGCATTGGTTGTTGTAGTTGCTGCTGCAGTTTCAGCGGTAGTGTGGGGGCCATTTTTCAAAAAAGGAGGGGATAACGTCAATAGCACTAGTGCTAAAGTGGATGAATCCAAACAGTTTGGTTTTGAGACTTTAAAGATCAATGGTGCTTATGTGAACACAGCTCTATTTAATGAACAATATAACGCCTTTTATGAAAAGTATAAAAATAACGCAGAAATGCTTCAAAAAACTGATGAAGAAAGAAATGACATGTTTCTTGATCAGCTAATTGAAAAAGTTGTTATGGATGATTATTTTGCAAATAAGTCCAATGTAAAAGTAAGTGATGAAGAAGTTAATGCTTATGTTGCCAAGTATGTTGCACCAAGATATTCAGGCTCTGAAGAACAGACAACTTACTTTCAGTCAATGGGTTTTGCAAATGAAGAAGATATGAAAAATACTATAAAGGATTATCTGCTTAAGCAGCAAGTCTATTATGCTGCAGCTACAAAGGCTGGGTTAACACTGACTGATAAAGAACGCAAGGATGCCTATGAAGAGCATAAAAGTTATAATAAAAAAGTTGATTTAAGAAATATATTGGTTGCAATAAATGATAAGAGAACAAAGGAACAAGCTCAAGAACTTGCAAATACTGTATATACAAAGCTCAAAAACGGTGAAAGTTTTGAAGCTCTTGCAAAACAGTATTCTGATGACAGTGAAAGCAAGGAAAATGGTGGTCAAAAGAAAAATGTTTTACCAGGCAATAATGAAACCGACTATGATAATGCTGTCTTTAAAGCCGAAGCTGGTCAACTGCTTGAACCTATTTATCTGGCTAAAGGGTATGAAATTGTTAAAATTGAAAAAGTAACAGATTTTTATCATCCTGAAGAGGAATACTCCCAGACCGTACTGGTTGAAAAATTCCTAAATTCCGATAAATATAAGGAATGGTTTGAAAGTATCAAGAAAGATTATCAAATCGAAATAACCGACCCTGCTTTTAATGCGTATAGGTCTTATAAAAATAAAAAATATGATGAAGCAGCTAAGTATTATGAAACAGCATATGAAAAAACCAAGGAGATCAATTATATTAATAGAGCTTGTGAAACATATGCAGAGGGCAAAAACTGGACTGAATTAATAAGGATTAGTCAAAAGGGTTATAAAATTAAATCTGATAACGTTTTGTTCCTTGTATTTGAAGCAAAAGGCCTTTATAATGGCGGAAATAAGGAAGAAGGATTGAAGAAAATGCAAACGGCACTAAAGAAGGCCGATAAGGACATTTATTTTCTTGGTGTAATTAAGAACGCATATGAGGAGCTTGGTCTAAAGGATGAGGCTGCTAAAATAAATGTAGA encodes:
- the aroC gene encoding chorismate synthase, coding for MVGNTFGRIFRVTTCGESYAGGFRKNLDIPKELFGGLMAIVDGVPPGIKLSADFVQQEMDKRRPGQSDLDTPRQEKDKVYIFSGVMEDDLTTGAPVGIIIPNAVVEDQHLSKHKSYKEVVRPGQAGYTFFKKYGQFADNIGAGRASARETAARVAGGAVAKAILDTMGIDVISFITEIHGIKAENITYELAKENYRKNELNCPDLDKAQEMMAELRRIKAEGDSCGGVVEIIARGVPAGLGEPVFDKLQATLSHAIMSIGAIKGIEFGDGFEHSKMKGSESNDIPYFDESGRVKFKTNHAGGMLGGISNGDDIRIRVAVKATPTISIKQDTVNMYKQENIQVEFNTRNDPSVCPRIYPVCEAMVRMALLDALYVAKGYRAVSQNIDPRWDNL
- a CDS encoding HD domain-containing phosphohydrolase codes for the protein MRKKITEVSTDYKILIVDDEEGIINSLKVMLTRSGYFCVGISNPIEAIKHLETEPFDMLILDYIMSPIHGDEVVAKIREFNKDIYILLLTGHKDLAPPLETIKALDIQGYCEKGDRFDQLLLLIESGIKSISQMRTIKQFKDGLNRILYAVPKIYQLQPIDTILEEILEGLMPLVNSKDAFILVDDCNSSQGEIIYKGVGEYKIPVESLVTMLSPDLMEHIGFSRANRVTVNLDHGIILPLIGDNKSSIGVIYIESNNFDEGLKLLEIYSTQAASSINNAFLHSLINMKKEELDRTYQELRNRYIDTIEALRLTVDAKDIYTRGHSDRVSYYTGKLGEEFNLSPEEIELLKVGGIFHDIGKIGTADDILFKTDKLDFSEYEEIKKHPLKGAYILSAISMFKDVVPLVKYHHERLDGKGYPEGLKGDNIPFLARILTVADAFDAMTSDRKYRSRLHLEEAINQFKLNSGTQFDPIIVEKLLGLLVNFELMQKDIAATFAEC
- a CDS encoding aminopeptidase yields the protein MSENKTQGQILSEKLSYDQKSAWEKLSEEEFKITFDLCDRYKSFLNRAKTERDFTTETEKLARSKGYISIDEVIKSNKKLQPGMKVYTVGRNKTVALAVIGDSAMENGVNIIGAHIDAPRIDLKPNPMYEANDMVFLKTHYYGGIKKYQWVTIPLSIHGVIVKRDGSIVNVSIGEDDNDPVFTITDLLPHLAAEQMQKKMSEAITGEGLNILSGSIPYKDDKVKDKVKLNVLNLLNEKYGIIEEDFLSAELEMVPKFNAVDVGFDKSMVGSYGQDDRVCAYAALEAILDTENVKMTAVCILSDKEEVGSMGNTGAQSSFFVNFLADLCNLSMENYNDIILRKCLSNSKMLSADVNAAIDPNFEGVYDKRNSSFLGRGIVLQKYTGSRGKAGASDANAEFVGEVRKLFNDNNIVWQSAELGKVDQGGGGTIAQYIANLNVDVIDCGVAILSMHSPFEITSKVDIYMSYKAYKIFFIA
- a CDS encoding LCP family protein, with protein sequence MNGRKFFLIICSVLSSFMFLLGVLSLAYINSSAAQETSVDSGKNTGLIQGIFDPYKTVNESINVLVLGGDKVAKNTDTMMLVNFNPVTAKINILSIPRDTKVRINKKTAKINAAYPGGGGERAIECVSDLLGVDIKYYVFIDTSTFKKTIDILGGVDYYVPEDMNYDDPFQNLHIHLEKGQQHLDGKEAEQYMRYRKGNHSKVTKNYDGSDLKRIDAQQNFIRELIRQKANMFNITKINDILNVVFSNIDTNVEMSEVIKLSKNVGKVNADDINMQKLTGHSVEEKGWYYEIDKEKAQEIVDQYFTDNKNEDK
- a CDS encoding peptidylprolyl isomerase — translated: MKKKILLAVALVVVVAAAVSAVVWGPFFKKGGDNVNSTSAKVDESKQFGFETLKINGAYVNTALFNEQYNAFYEKYKNNAEMLQKTDEERNDMFLDQLIEKVVMDDYFANKSNVKVSDEEVNAYVAKYVAPRYSGSEEQTTYFQSMGFANEEDMKNTIKDYLLKQQVYYAAATKAGLTLTDKERKDAYEEHKSYNKKVDLRNILVAINDKRTKEQAQELANTVYTKLKNGESFEALAKQYSDDSESKENGGQKKNVLPGNNETDYDNAVFKAEAGQLLEPIYLAKGYEIVKIEKVTDFYHPEEEYSQTVLVEKFLNSDKYKEWFESIKKDYQIEITDPAFNAYRSYKNKKYDEAAKYYETAYEKTKEINYINRACETYAEGKNWTELIRISQKGYKIKSDNVLFLVFEAKGLYNGGNKEEGLKKMQTALKKADKDIYFLGVIKNAYEELGLKDEAAKINVE
- a CDS encoding shikimate kinase, which gives rise to MKFRNIVLIGMPSSGKSTIGKPLSKELEMQFIDTDALIFEKENRPLKDIVNEDGLERFLQIQGDIILRIDAHNHVISTGGSVIYNGEAMEYLKKEGFVVFLDVKLDEINNRLEGGRRFARNKDQTFEELYKERLPLYLKYANITIDCANKDVDVIVKEIKEQYKKICKE
- a CDS encoding PilZ domain-containing protein codes for the protein MNLKVGEVVTLKHYSGKKINKGVISNINENYFIIKPDKDFLIFNFFDNDPIVMGFEDENIVNICESTVSNIDYQQNTFGLTVNNVITITDRRVTQRFPVSLCAYILDDEEKNFAYIRNMSLEGLSICSKLEYEKGQSIRINTTIEDKALEFEALVVWKSASKYGYEYGLEYNQTDKMTMDSIEHCIEILRLTQEFAVVMLKTQYDSYKRIITNKLSKN
- a CDS encoding carbohydrate kinase family protein, giving the protein MYYVTALGEILIDFTTSLRSDQGNYCFEQNPGGAPANVLSCIAKLGGKTAFIGKVGRDMFGNFLLQVLTEYGVDTSGLKFSDSYNTTLAFVKLDENGDRSFIFYRNPGADTSLTSSEINFELINQSKVFHFGSLSMTDEPSKSATLKALEHAKDNNLIISYDPNLRPALWKSLDHALNEIKSVLNRVDILKVSEEELEFITGVKDLAEGSSILYDQYRINVILVTRGSNGCFYRHKGVTGGKPAFKNLKTIDTTGAGDAFLGGILYFLLSKGICQVNELDISLLESSIIFANAVAAICTTRRGAIPAMPDISEVNDLINGVI